The following proteins are encoded in a genomic region of Necator americanus strain Aroian chromosome II, whole genome shotgun sequence:
- a CDS encoding hypothetical protein (NECATOR_CHRII.G5806.T1) — translation MDDYEKDPGWQYLRLSKEQLLKEHSRPYDSKKNVWVPDPEEGYVAADIKSAKGDNVIVVIGDKEKTFKKDLLQEMNPPKFEKTEDMSNLTFLNDASVLHNLRSRYAAMLIYTYSGLFCVVINPYKRLPIYTESVATMFMGKRRTEMPPHLFAVSDEAYRNMLMDHENQSMLITGESGAGKTENTKKVIAYFATVGASQQGAVAVTDGKKKVTLEDQIVQTNPVLEAFGNAKTVRNNNSSRFGKFIRIHFSKLGKVASCDIEHYLLEKSRVIRQAPGERCYHIFYQIFSDYKPELKQKLLLDKPLNEYYFVAQAELTIDGVNDTEEFQLTDEAFDILNFSEQEKMDCYRLMAGHMHMGAMKFKQRPREEQAEPDGQEDAEKACAMYGVDVDQFLKALVSPRVKVGTEWVSKGQNVEQVNWAVGAMAKGLYARVFHWLVKKCNLTLDQQGTPRDYFIGVLDIAGFEIFDFNSFEQLWINFVNEKLQQFFNHHMFVLEQEEYAREGIQWTFIDFGLDLQACIELIEKPLGIISMLDEECIVPKATDMTLAQKLNEQHLGKHPNFEKPKPPKGKQAEAHFAMRHYAGTVRYNVTNWLEKNKDPLNDTVVSVMKASKGNELLNEVWRDYVTQEEAANAAKSGGGGAKRGKSGSFMTVSMMYRESLNNLMNMLHKTHPHFIRCIIPNEKKKSGLIDASLVLNQLTCNGVLEGIRICRKGFPNRTLHPDFVQRYALLAAKEAKGTDDPKTNAEAIMQALVNKKQLNEEQFRIGHTKVFFKAGVVAHIEDLRDAKLNALISGFQACIRQYNAIIERADRQKQLNAYIVLQRNIRSWCILRTWDWFLLFGKLRPQLKSGKMAEELAKMTEEQKNLEAASAKAENERKAKEEMLNKLNADKNKLLEQLEMTKGGSASIEEKLNKLNNAKQELEKSLNDVNDKLSEQEERNAELERQKRKAQQEIENMKKNMEGVDGNLLKSIEEKEAKENQIRSLQDEINAQDETIAKLNKEKKHQEEVNRQLVDDLQAEEAKQAQAARLKQKLEQTLDELEESIERERRIRAETEKAKRKTEGELKAAQENIDEITKLKQEADINLKKKEADLHALGVRIEDEQAMGNRLTRQSKENAVRIIEIEDELEHERQSRAKADRARSELQRELDELNERLDEQNNQMQAQQELNKKKDAEILKCRRDLEDLNMSHEDQLAALRKKNNDQVAQLTSQLDGLQKGKAKIDKDKATLQKELDDINAQVDQESKARVEQERLAKQYEVQVAELQQKVDEQTRQISEFTSSKVRLVNDNSDLLHQMEELEVQLNNVNRAKAGFSSQLTEAKKAAEDETRERHDLNATCKNLEHEIEQCREMLEEEINSKDDLQRQLSRINSEISQWKARYEGEGLVGADELEDLKRKQMARVMDLQEAISAAQNKVNSLEKAKTKLMQETEEARSDVDRHLTVIVSLEKKQKAFDKIVDEWKQKVEGIQKEIDATNRDSRNTSTEVFKVKSAMENLSEQCETLRRENKNYAQEIRDLNEQITQGGRTFHDLQKAVKRMEIEKDELQHALDEAEAALEAEESKVLRSQIEVQQIRSDVEKRIQEKEDEFENTRRNHQRALESIQASLETEAKSKAELLRAKKKLESDINQLEIALDHANKANVDAQKTLKRLFDQVKELQGQVDEEQRRREEIRENYLATEKRLAIALAESEEILQRIDAAEKNKKQLELDQADLKSQNTELISSNSALSAMKRKIESDVQVARNELDECLNELKASEERARKAAADADRLAEEVRQEQEHAAHVDRHRKGLELAYKELQSKIEDSEKAMLQFGQKALAKVEERVRSLENDYQAETRRHQEAIKGVTKQERRARELQFQVEEDKKMFDRLQEMVEKLQQKIRVQKRQIEEAEEVATQNLSKFRQIQLALENAEERADVAENSLVRMRSQKRVQE, via the exons ATGGATGACTACGAGAAGGACCCAGGATGGCAGTATTTGCGGCTCAGCAAAGAGCAACTGCTCAAG GAGCATTCCCGCCCCTATGATTCCAAAAAGAATGTCTGGGTGCCTGATCCAGAGGAAGGTTATGTTGCAGCTGACATAAAGTCAGCGAAGGGGGACAACGTTATAGTCGTGATCGGAGACAAAGAG aaaactttcaaaaaggaCCTTCTACAAGAGATGAATCCGCCGAAATTCGAGAAAACCGAGGATATGTCGAATCTTACCTTCTTGAACGACGCTTCCGtgctccacaatctacgatctcgttaCGCAGCTATGCTCATCTAT ACATACTCCGGTCTCTTTTGTGTGGTTATCAATCCATACAAGCGACTTCCGATCTATACCGAGTCTGTAGCTACAATGTTCATGGGAAAGAGAAGGACTGAAATGCCTCCTCATCTCTTCGCTGTCTCCGATGAAGCGTACAGAAACATGCTCATGGACCACGAAAACCAATCCATGTTGATTACAGGAGAATCGGGAGctggaaaaacagaaaacaccaaGAAA GTAATTGCCTACTTCGCTACTGTTGGAGCTAGCCAGCAAGGAGCGGTGGCTGTTACGGATGGGAAGAAGAAAGTGACTCTTGAGGATCAAATTGTACAGACTAATCCAGTGCTGGAAGCATTTGGTAACGCGAAAACAGTCCGAAACAACAACTCGTCCCGTTTTGGAAAGTTCATTCGAATCCACTTCTCCAAGCTGGGGAAGGTCGCTTCTTGCGACATCGAGCATTACCTTCTTGAAAAATCTCGAGTCATCCGTCAAGCTCCGGGAGAACGTTGCTACCATATTTTCTACCAGATTTTCTCGGACTACAAGCCAGAATTGAAGCAGAAACTTTTGCTTGACAAACCTCTCAATGAGTACTACTTTGTCGCCCAAGCCGAGCTTACAATCGACGGCGTCAACGACACAGAAGAATTCCAGTTGACTGACGAAGCTTTTGATATTCTCAATTTCTCtgaacaggaaaaaatggattgCTATCGTCTTATGGCCGGACATATGCATATGGGGGCAATGAAGTTCAAGCAACGACCACGTGAAGAACAAGCTGAACCTGACGGTCAAGAGGATGCTGAAAAAGCATGTGCCATGTACGGAGTAGACGTCGatcaatttttgaaagctCTCGTTTCGCCAAGAGTGAAAGTCGGGACTGAGTGGGTGTCAAAAGGTCAAAACGTTGAGCAAGTGAATTGGGCAGTTGGCGCCATGGCTAAAGGCCTTTACGCCCGAGTATTCCACTGGCTCGTGAAGAAATGTAATCTGACACTCGATCAGCAGGGAACTCCACGCGACTACTTCATTGGTGTGTTGGATATTGCaggatttgaaattttcgat TTCAATTCCTTCGAACAGCTGTGGATTAACTTCGTAAACGAGAAGctacaacaatttttcaatcaCCACATGTTCGTGTTAGAACAGGAGGAGTATGCTCGCGAAGGTATCCAGTGGACTTTCATCGATTTCGGTCTCGATCTTCAGGCTTGCATTGAGCTGATTGAGAAG ccCCTTGGTATCATTTCCATGCTTGACGAGGAGTGTATTGTCCCGAAGGCCACCGACATGACACTCGCACAGAAGCTGAACGAGCAACATCTTGGCAAACACCCGAACTTCGAAAAACCGAAGCCACCGAAGGGAAAACAAGCGGAAGCACACTTTGCCATGCGCCACTACGCTGGAACTGTGCGATATAATGTGACGAACTGGCTGGAGAAGAATAAGGATCCTCTAAACGACACTGTTGTCTCGGTCATGAAGGCATCGAAAGGCAACGAGTTATTGAACGAAGTCTGGAGGGACTACGTGACGCAAGAGGAGGCCGCCAATGCCGCTAAAT CTGGTGGAGGTGGTGCCAAGAGAGGAAAATCTGGGTCCTTCATGACTGTGTCCATGATGTACCGAGAATCACTAAACAATCTCATGAATATGTTGCACAAGACCCACCCTCATTTCATCCGTTGCATTATTCCCAACGAGAAGAAGAAGTCAGGTCTCATCGACGCCTCCTTAGTGCTTAACCAACTGACCTGTAACGGTGTACTGGAAGGAATCCGTATTTGCCGTAAAGGTTTTCCGAACAGAACTCTTCATCCAGACTTCGTACAGCGATACGCTCTTCTAGCAGCCAAAGAAGCTAAAGGAACGGACGACCCAAAAACAAATGCGGAAGCGATTATGCAGGCTCTTGTCAACAAAAAGCAGCTTAACGAGGAGCAGTTCCGTATCGGGCACACAAAGGTATTCTTCAAAGCCGGAGTTGTAGCCCACATCGAGGACCTTCGTGACGCAAAGCTCAACGCCCTAATTTCTGGGTTCCAAGCCTGCATCCGTCAGTACAACGCAATTATTGAGCGAGCAGATCGCCAGAAACAACTAAATGCCTACATAGTTTTGCAACGAAATATCCGTTCATGGTGTATTTTGAGAACTTGGGATTGGTTCTTGCTGTTCGGCAAGCTTCGTCCACAACTTAAGAGTGGAAAAATGGCTGAAGAGCTGGCTAAGATGACCGAAGAGCAGAAGAATCTTGAAGCTGCTTCTGCTAAAGCtgagaatgaaagaaaggcCAAGGAGGAGATGCTGAACAAGCTCAATGCTGACAAGAACAAGCTTCTCGAACAACTTGAGATGACCAAAGGAGGATCTGCTTCAATTGAAGAAAAGCTAAACAAACTGAATAACGCCAAGCAGGAACTTGAGAAGAGTTTGAATGATGTTAACGATAAACTATCGGAACAGGAGGAGAGGAACGCTGAGTTAGAGCGACAGAAACGTAAGGCCCAGCAGGAAATCGAAAACATGAAGAAGAACATGGAGGGCGTAGACGGTAATTTGTTGAAGTCCATTGAGGAGAAAGAGGCCAAGGAAAACCAAATAAGATCTCTTCAAGATGAGATCAATGCACAAGATGAAACCATCGCGAAGcttaacaaagaaaagaaacatcagGAGGAGGTCAACCGTCAACTTGTGGATGATCTACAGGCCGAGGAGGCGAAACAAGCGCAAGCCGCTCGCCTAAAACAGAAACTTGAGCAGACCTTAGACGAGTTGGAGGAGTCTATAGAGAGGGAGCGCCGGATCAGAGCTGAAACTGAGAAAgccaaaagaaaaaccgaGGGAGAACTGAAGGCTGCTCAAGAGAACATTGACGAAATAACGAAACTGAAGCAAGAAGCAGACAtcaatttgaagaagaaagaagccGATCTTCACGCTCTAGGAGTAAGAATTGAAGATGAGCAAGCAATGGGTAACAGACTCACGCGCCAATCTAAGGAAAATGCTGTTCGCATCATAGAAATAGAGGATGAACTGGAGCATGAAAGACAGTCGCGAGCCAAAGCTGATCGAGCTCGTTCTGAGCTACAACGTGAGCTGGACGAACTAAATGAGCGTCTAGATGAGCAGAACAACCAGATGCAAGCACAACAAGaactgaacaaaaagaaagatgcgGAAATCCTCAAGTGTCGTCGTGACCTTGAAGATCTAAACATGTCTCATGAAGACCAATTGGCTGCCCTTCGCAAAAAGAACAATGACCAGGTTGCTCAACTGACAAGTCAGCTTGACGGTCTGCAAAAAGGAAAGGCCAAAATTGACAAAGACAAGGCCACACTGCAGAAGGAGCTTGACGACATCAACGCGCAGGTCGATCAGGAATCGAAAGCACGCGTGGAGCAAGAGCGGCTGGCGAAGCAGTACGAAGTCCAAGTTGCCGAGCTCCAACAAAAAGTCGACGAGCAGACAAGACAAATTTCAGAGTTCACCTCGTCTAAGGTACGCCTTGTTAACGACAACAGCGATCTGCTTCATCAAATGGAGGAGCTGGAAGTTCAGCTGAACAATGTGAATCGTGCCAAGGCAGGGTTCTCCAGCCAACTAACCGAGGCGAAGAAAGCTGCCGAGGATGAAACTCGTGAACGTCATGACCTCAATGCCACCTGCAAAAATCTTGAACATGAAATCGAACAGTGCCGTGAGATGTTGGAAGAGGAGATCAACTCTAAAGATGATCTACAACGCCAACTGAGCCGTATAAATTCAGAGATCTCACAATGGAAAGCAAGGTACGAAGGAGAAGGTCTTGTTGGAGCCGATGAGTTAGAGGATCTCAAGAGGAAACAGATGGCACGTGTGATGGACCTGCAAGAAGCAATTTCTGCAGCTCAAAATAAGGTGAACTCTCTTGAGAAGGCAAAGACGAAATTAATGCAAGAAACTGAGGAAGCTCGATCGGATGTGGATCGTCACCTTACAGTCATTGTTTCcttggaaaagaaacagaaagcaTTCGACAAGATCGTGGAcgaatggaaacaaaaagtgGAGGGCatccaaaaagaaatcgatGCAACGAATCGTGATTCCAGGAACACGAGCACGGAGGTGTTTAAGGTGAAATCTGCAATGGAGAATCTTAGCGAACAATGCGAAACCTTGCGACGTGAAAACAAGAACTATGCTCAAGAGATCCGTGATCTCAACGAACAAATTACACAAGGTGGTAGAACATTCCATGATCTACAAAAAGCTGTGAAAAGgatggaaatagaaaaagacgAGCTGCAGCATGCCCTTGATGAAGCTGAAGCCGCTCTGGAAGCTGAGGAAAGCAAG GTTCTCCGATCCCAAATTGAGGTTCAGCAAATTCGATCTGATGTCGAAAAACGCATTCAGGAAAAAGAGGACGAGTTTGAAAACACGCGGAGAAACCATCAACGAGCGCTAGAATCGATTCAg GCATCATTGGAGACCGAGGCAAAGAGCAAAGCTGAACTTCTACGCGCCAAAAAGAAATTGGAGAGTGATATCAACCAGCTTGAGATCGCTCTTGATCATGCCAACAAGGCCAACGTTGACGCGCAGAAGACTTTGAAACGTCTATTCGATCAG GTGAAAGAACTACAAGGACAAGTCGACGAAGAGCAGCGACGTCGCGAGGAAATCCGCGAGAACTATCTGGCGACTGAAAAGAGACTGGCCATCGCACTTGCGGAATCTGAGGAGATTCTTCAACGAATCGACGCAGCTGAAAAG AACAAGAAGCAGTTAGAACTGGACCAGGCAGATCTGAAATCGCAGAACACGGAACTTATTTCGAGCAATTCTGCTTTGAGTGCTATGAAGCGAAAGATCGAAAGCGATGTTCAAGTTGCAAGa AATGAACTCGACGAGTGTCTTAATGAATTGAAAGCCTCTGAAGAGCGTGCTCGCAAG GCTGCTGCCGATGCTGATCGTCTGGCTGAGGAGGTTCGACAAGAACAAGAGCATGCTGCTCATGTGGATCGCCATAGGAAGGGTCTAGAGCTCGCCTACAAGGAACTTCAGTCGAAGATCGAAGACTCAGAAAAGGCTATGCTGCAGT TTGGACAGAAGGCCCTCGCAAAAGTCGAGGAAAGAGTGCGATCGCTTGAAAATGACTACCAAGCCGAAACTCGTCGCCACCAAGAAGCTATCAAGGGTGTTACTAAACAAGAACGGCGCGCAAGAGAGCTTCAATTCCAG GTCGAGGAGGACAAGAAGATGTTCGACAGACTACAGGAGATGGTGGAGAAGCTACAGCAGAAGATTAGGGTACAAAAACGGCAAATCGAGGAGGCG GAGGAGGTCGCTACGCAGAACCTGTCCAAGTTCCGTCAAATCCAACTTGCCTTGGAGAATGCGGAGGAGCGCGCTGACGTGGCTGAAAACAGTCTCGTCCGTATGCGTAGCCAGAAGCGAGTCCA GGAATAA
- a CDS encoding hypothetical protein (NECATOR_CHRII.G5807.T1) translates to MTRGRYQHLAPPPKLAKEIVFAFLESVGFKLEKPSRKKKFWTAVVKVDLRILGVGREFRVKFGRIWNNDEWIDSVQALAEDRECWVELCSRTTHLGQDAM, encoded by the exons atgacacgtggaagatatcaacatcttgcaccgccaccGAAACTGGCTAAGGAAATCGTCtttgcttttttg gAGTCTGTCGGATTCAAGCTGGAAAAGCCTAGCCGAAAGAAGAAGTTCTGGACTGCGGTGGTGAAAGTGGACCTGAGGATACTCGGTGTGGGTAGGGAGTTCAGGGTAAAGTTTGGACGGATATGGAAtaacgacgaatggattgattccgtgcaagctctcgcagaagatcgagaatgTTGGgtagagctgtgttcaaggacgacacacctcggcCAAGATGCCatgtag
- a CDS encoding hypothetical protein (NECATOR_CHRII.G5808.T2) gives MSPDNAGTRHMLDGSSELNEAFESSLRSVSGHHQVSPIQQRGRKLWIVSAHAPTETAEDNSKDAFYDELNALMSKIPSQQVVIVGIANAKMGLEQQSDALGSGTMQRSSRRTTGSTLLTPEEQRKRKMRTLKLQLDYVLARNISQSDTRKSRAVWDVAFDSDHHPVLLSFKIRFHKRNRGVPLQPKIDMAGLKDDECRRKFRQRVSIHVGVRTRKKLSDADSFTKCIQDAAMETLPVLLQRKKFAFASAETKSTYNSVCVARSAGDFNQEKRLRRKVRHQLQQDRDNERTSRAIEFEKAWEDRNPRKAYALLKQYSFKMKRCSSVLNTASGVDVGEATLPIWKEHFKTLLNRLAPSAPELEHIHRPTYSVKEEPPTVSEVLVCIQKMKKGKSGGDGGISAEMLKYRPPSGIREMTKIIRSIWIDGRIPDSWRHAIIIPLHKKLSVTDPKNYRGISLLRVMYKVLERIILDRLIKHREETTRDEQAGFRPGRSTIDQVFIVRRAIEIWQRYSKPMQLAFLDFEAAFDSPHRGRLLNALSESTVRLLDDLNQRTTAAVRTPAGCTTPFEVVTGVRQGAVAGPFLFNFASLSILLNLTSLSTKKSRSADIVSAPSGCLLTDLEYAGDVVIFEESTRKLQHVVNLVSKLAAACG, from the exons aggacgtaaactctggatcgtaagtgctcacgcacctacggaaaccgctgaggacaacagtaaggacgccttctatgatgaactcaatgcgttgatgtctaaaataccaagccagcaggtggtcattgtcggaatcgcaaatgcgaagatgggactcgaacagcaatccgatgcgCTAGGAagtggtactatgcagcggagctcacgtcggacaacg gggtcaacccttttaacgcctgaagagcagcgcaagcggaagatgaggactcttaagcttcagctcgactacgttctggcgaggaacatttctCAGTCAGATacccgaaaatctagagctgtttgggacgtcgcgttcgactctgaccaccatccagttcttctcagcttcaagatacggttccacaagagaaaccgaggagttcctcttcaaccgaaaatcgacatggcaggtctgaaagacgatgaatgcaggagaaaattccgccaacgtgtgtctattcatgttggagtacggaccaggaagaagcttagcgatgcggattccttcacaaagtgcatccaggacgctgcaatggaaacgctcccggttctattgcagcggaagaagtttgcctttgcatctgcggaaacaaagtccacatacaattctgtatgtgtcgcgcgcagcgctggtgacttcaaccaggaaaagcgtcttagaaggaaggtGCGTcatcaactgcaacaagaccgcgataacgagcggacgtcaagagcgatagagtttgagaaggcgtgggaggacaggaacccgcgaaaagcctatgctctactaaaacagtatagcttcaaaatgaaaagatgttcctctgtcctcaacactgccagtgGGGTAgatgtcggtgaagcaacccttccaatttggaaggaacacttcaagaccttgctgaaccggctagcaccgtcagcccctgaactcgaacacattcatagaccgacatattcGGTTAAGGAGGAGCCACCAACcgtgtcggaggtcctggtctgtattcaaaaaatgaagaaaggaaaatccgGCGGAGACggcgggattagcgcagaaatgctaaaatatcgtcctccgtctgggattcgtgagatgacaaagattatccgttcaatatggatagacggaaggatacctgattcgtggagacacgctatcataattcccctccacaagaagttatccgtcacggaccccaagaattatcgaggaatctctttgctgcgtgttatgtacaaggtattggagcgcattatcctggaccgactcattaaacatcgcgaagaaacaacgcgcgacgagcaagctggctttcgtcctggccgatctacgattgaccaggtgttcatcgtcaggagagcgatcgaaatctggcagcggtattcgaagccaatgcaactagcgtttctggactttgaagccgcgttcgactctcctcaccgaggccgtcttctcaacgcgctgagCGAGAGTaccgttcgcttgcttgatgatctgaatcaacgaacaactgctgcagttcgaacaccagccggatgtacaacaccgtttgaagtggtaactggagtaagacaaggggcagtggcaggacctttcctgttcaacttcgcttCGCTATCGATTCTTCTTAACTTAACTTCGCTATCGACGAAGAAGAGTCGATCAGCCGACATCGTCTCAGCGCCATCAGGGTGCCtcttgactgatctcgagtacgccggcGATGTTGTAATATTCGAGGAAAGCACTaggaaacttcaacatgttgttaaccttgtatcgaagttgGCTGCAGCCTGTGGATGA
- a CDS encoding hypothetical protein (NECATOR_CHRII.G5808.T1), which produces MRTLKLQLDYVLARNISQSDTRKSRAVWDVAFDSDHHPVLLSFKIRFHKRNRGVPLQPKIDMAGLKDDECRRKFRQRVSIHVGVRTRKKLSDADSFTKCIQDAAMETLPVLLQRKKFAFASAETKSTYNSVCVARSAGDFNQEKRLRRKVRHQLQQDRDNERTSRAIEFEKAWEDRNPRKAYALLKQYSFKMKRCSSVLNTASGVDVGEATLPIWKEHFKTLLNRLAPSAPELEHIHRPTYSVKEEPPTVSEVLVCIQKMKKGKSGGDGGISAEMLKYRPPSGIREMTKIIRSIWIDGRIPDSWRHAIIIPLHKKLSVTDPKNYRGISLLRVMYKVLERIILDRLIKHREETTRDEQAGFRPGRSTIDQVFIVRRAIEIWQRYSKPMQLAFLDFEAAFDSPHRGRLLNALSESTVRLLDDLNQRTTAAVRTPAGCTTPFEVVTGVRQGAVAGPFLFNFASLSILLNLTSLSTKKSRSADIVSAPSGCLLTDLEYAGDVVIFEESTRKLQHVVNLVSKLAAACG; this is translated from the coding sequence atgaggactcttaagcttcagctcgactacgttctggcgaggaacatttctCAGTCAGATacccgaaaatctagagctgtttgggacgtcgcgttcgactctgaccaccatccagttcttctcagcttcaagatacggttccacaagagaaaccgaggagttcctcttcaaccgaaaatcgacatggcaggtctgaaagacgatgaatgcaggagaaaattccgccaacgtgtgtctattcatgttggagtacggaccaggaagaagcttagcgatgcggattccttcacaaagtgcatccaggacgctgcaatggaaacgctcccggttctattgcagcggaagaagtttgcctttgcatctgcggaaacaaagtccacatacaattctgtatgtgtcgcgcgcagcgctggtgacttcaaccaggaaaagcgtcttagaaggaaggtGCGTcatcaactgcaacaagaccgcgataacgagcggacgtcaagagcgatagagtttgagaaggcgtgggaggacaggaacccgcgaaaagcctatgctctactaaaacagtatagcttcaaaatgaaaagatgttcctctgtcctcaacactgccagtgGGGTAgatgtcggtgaagcaacccttccaatttggaaggaacacttcaagaccttgctgaaccggctagcaccgtcagcccctgaactcgaacacattcatagaccgacatattcGGTTAAGGAGGAGCCACCAACcgtgtcggaggtcctggtctgtattcaaaaaatgaagaaaggaaaatccgGCGGAGACggcgggattagcgcagaaatgctaaaatatcgtcctccgtctgggattcgtgagatgacaaagattatccgttcaatatggatagacggaaggatacctgattcgtggagacacgctatcataattcccctccacaagaagttatccgtcacggaccccaagaattatcgaggaatctctttgctgcgtgttatgtacaaggtattggagcgcattatcctggaccgactcattaaacatcgcgaagaaacaacgcgcgacgagcaagctggctttcgtcctggccgatctacgattgaccaggtgttcatcgtcaggagagcgatcgaaatctggcagcggtattcgaagccaatgcaactagcgtttctggactttgaagccgcgttcgactctcctcaccgaggccgtcttctcaacgcgctgagCGAGAGTaccgttcgcttgcttgatgatctgaatcaacgaacaactgctgcagttcgaacaccagccggatgtacaacaccgtttgaagtggtaactggagtaagacaaggggcagtggcaggacctttcctgttcaacttcgcttCGCTATCGATTCTTCTTAACTTAACTTCGCTATCGACGAAGAAGAGTCGATCAGCCGACATCGTCTCAGCGCCATCAGGGTGCCtcttgactgatctcgagtacgccggcGATGTTGTAATATTCGAGGAAAGCACTaggaaacttcaacatgttgttaaccttgtatcgaagttgGCTGCAGCCTGTGGATGA
- a CDS encoding hypothetical protein (NECATOR_CHRII.G5809.T1), producing the protein MEKASHTLQKGAVVQHTARAHNLKGQPPEGSMESLATTIRFVTLNCRTLSSELQQAALTRLLRYLCVPFPALQETRMRHRSVISIEYHTIYCCDVDENKVGGCAIAVRNDYKNLVEEFGSTSS; encoded by the coding sequence atggagAAGGCTTCCCATAcgttgcaaaaaggtgctgtcgtccagcacaccgccagaGCCCATAACTTGAAAGGTCAAccgcctgaagggagcatggaatctttggcaacaaccattcgtttcgtcacgctgaactgccgaacactatcgagtgaactccaacaagccgctctaaccagacttctgcgatatctctgtgtgccttttcctgcactgcaggaaacacgcatgagacaTCGgtccgtcatcagcatcgaataTCACACCATATACTGTTGCGAtgttgatgagaacaaagtaggtggctgcgcgatagctgtgaggaacgattacaagaacctggtggaggaatttggctcaacgtcgtcttga